A window from Embleya scabrispora encodes these proteins:
- a CDS encoding carbohydrate ABC transporter permease, which translates to MSKMAVNGALVLATLYMLLPLAWLLIAATKDMGGLFGGDGFAFDGFHFTENVKAVNNESDGIYWRWYLNSLLYAGVGAALGSFVSVLAGYAFDKFDFPGKEKLFGGVLLGVLVPTTAVALPLYLLASKVGLVNTFWAVFIPVIVNPFGVYLARVFSAGYIPGEVLEAARMDGAGEIRTFRSVALPMMMPGFVTIFLFQFTAIWNNFFLPLVMLSDQKLYPVSLGLYSWNTNAHASPEFYPLVITGSLMAVVPLVVAFVSLQRHWRSGLSAGSVK; encoded by the coding sequence ATGTCCAAGATGGCGGTCAACGGGGCCCTGGTCCTGGCCACCCTCTACATGCTGCTGCCGCTGGCCTGGTTGCTGATCGCCGCGACCAAGGACATGGGCGGCCTGTTCGGCGGCGACGGCTTCGCGTTCGACGGATTCCACTTCACCGAGAACGTCAAGGCGGTGAACAACGAGAGCGACGGGATCTACTGGCGCTGGTACCTCAACAGCCTGCTGTACGCGGGCGTCGGCGCCGCCCTGGGCTCGTTCGTGAGCGTGTTGGCCGGCTACGCGTTCGACAAGTTCGACTTCCCCGGGAAGGAGAAGTTGTTCGGCGGCGTGCTGCTCGGCGTACTCGTGCCCACCACCGCGGTGGCTCTGCCGCTGTACCTGCTCGCCTCCAAGGTGGGTTTGGTCAACACCTTCTGGGCGGTGTTCATCCCGGTGATCGTCAACCCCTTCGGGGTCTACCTGGCGCGGGTGTTCAGCGCCGGATACATCCCCGGAGAGGTATTGGAAGCGGCCCGGATGGACGGCGCCGGCGAGATCCGCACCTTCCGCTCGGTGGCCCTGCCGATGATGATGCCGGGCTTCGTGACCATCTTCCTGTTCCAGTTCACCGCGATCTGGAACAACTTCTTCCTGCCCCTGGTGATGCTCTCCGACCAAAAGCTCTACCCGGTGAGCCTGGGCCTGTACTCGTGGAACACCAACGCGCACGCGTCGCCCGAGTTCTACCCGCTGGTGATCACCGGATCCCTGATGGCCGTCGTCCCGCTGGTCGTCGCCTTCGTCTCGCTCCAGCGCCACTGGCGTTCGGGGCTGTCCGCGGGGAGCGTCAAGTGA
- a CDS encoding ABC transporter substrate-binding protein, whose amino-acid sequence MQRTSIRLGTALVGIVTALSLVTACGGGDDDKKKDTGAGPAAGGAPGQKQELSFWSWTKGTQEVVDAFNKSHPDIQVKYEQIPSGNAGGYAKMSNAVKAGNAPDVLTIEYPQLPDFVSQGAVQDITSKVSGLKSKFPASVNKLTELGGKTWAVPLDAAPMALYYRKDFFTDHNIAVPKTWDEYRAAAEQVKKADPNARIGTFYPDDPSTMAGLTWQAGGAWFGTEGESWKVSLTDPNSRKVGEYWNKLVSDDLVRVQPSFSQQWNADLKSGGTVGIVGASWSAGVLKSSQPDLAGKWAVAPLPDWGTPSNAMLGGSTFAVSKDSKKSKAALTFIEWMTTTKEGISARIASGTSSAYPAATELVPTASQFFDTGYFGKQDIYPLFTDAAGKVGAGWTWGPSMTQTNTILKDQFGKLSSGGTIVGALEEAQKTTVEELKKRGISVK is encoded by the coding sequence ATGCAGCGCACATCCATCCGACTCGGCACGGCTCTCGTCGGCATAGTCACTGCCCTGAGCCTCGTCACGGCCTGCGGCGGTGGCGACGACGACAAGAAGAAGGACACGGGCGCCGGTCCCGCCGCGGGCGGTGCCCCGGGGCAGAAGCAGGAGCTGAGCTTCTGGTCCTGGACCAAGGGCACCCAGGAGGTGGTGGACGCGTTCAACAAGTCGCACCCCGACATCCAGGTCAAGTACGAGCAGATCCCGTCCGGCAACGCGGGCGGCTACGCGAAGATGTCCAACGCGGTCAAGGCGGGCAACGCCCCCGACGTGCTGACCATCGAGTACCCGCAACTGCCCGACTTCGTCAGCCAGGGCGCGGTGCAGGACATCACCTCGAAGGTGTCCGGACTGAAGTCGAAGTTCCCCGCGTCGGTCAACAAGCTGACCGAACTGGGCGGCAAGACCTGGGCGGTGCCGCTGGACGCCGCGCCGATGGCGCTGTACTACCGCAAGGACTTCTTCACCGACCACAACATCGCGGTGCCCAAGACCTGGGACGAGTACCGGGCCGCCGCCGAGCAGGTCAAGAAGGCCGACCCGAACGCCCGGATCGGCACCTTCTACCCCGACGACCCCAGCACCATGGCCGGCCTGACCTGGCAGGCCGGCGGCGCGTGGTTCGGCACCGAGGGCGAGTCCTGGAAGGTCTCGCTCACCGACCCCAACTCGCGCAAGGTCGGCGAGTACTGGAACAAGCTGGTCTCCGACGACCTGGTGCGCGTGCAGCCCTCGTTCAGCCAGCAGTGGAACGCCGACCTCAAGAGCGGCGGCACCGTGGGCATCGTCGGCGCCTCGTGGAGCGCGGGCGTGCTCAAGAGCAGCCAGCCCGACCTGGCCGGCAAGTGGGCCGTCGCGCCGCTGCCCGACTGGGGCACCCCTTCCAACGCCATGCTGGGCGGCTCGACCTTCGCGGTGAGCAAGGACAGCAAGAAGAGCAAGGCCGCGCTCACCTTCATCGAGTGGATGACCACCACCAAGGAGGGCATCTCCGCGCGGATCGCCTCCGGCACCTCCAGCGCCTACCCGGCCGCCACCGAACTGGTGCCCACCGCCTCGCAGTTCTTCGACACCGGCTACTTCGGCAAGCAGGACATCTACCCGCTGTTCACCGACGCGGCCGGCAAGGTCGGCGCCGGTTGGACGTGGGGTCCGTCGATGACGCAGACGAACACCATCCTCAAGGACCAGTTCGGCAAGCTCTCCAGCGGCGGCACCATCGTGGGCGCCCTGGAGGAGGCCCAGAAGACCACCGTCGAGGAACTGAAGAAGCGCGGCATCTCGGTCAAGTAG
- a CDS encoding carbohydrate ABC transporter permease, which produces MNTSLRAGRRRRKTTAALFLTPFYVLFIATMIVPIGYAIWLSLFTEKTSGLGFGGTRRVFTGLGNYADALGDDKFRDGFIAIGLYCLLYIPIMVGAALVLALLLDSALARARRFFQLALFLPHAVPGIIAALIWVYLYTPGLSPIIDLLESGGLHWDFLASDTALFSIVNIATWEWIGYNMIIFYAALQAIPREVVEAATVDGAGPVRIAVSVKIPMIRAAVAMTMLFTIIGSLQLFTEPSILSDANPAVGSSWTPNMYAYSAAFRANDFGLAAAASVLLAVFAAALSFGVTRLSSGRRTA; this is translated from the coding sequence ATGAACACATCCCTGCGCGCCGGCCGCCGGCGCCGGAAGACCACCGCCGCCCTGTTCCTGACCCCGTTCTACGTGCTGTTCATCGCCACCATGATCGTGCCGATCGGGTACGCGATCTGGCTCAGCCTGTTCACCGAGAAGACCTCGGGCCTGGGCTTCGGCGGCACCAGACGGGTGTTCACCGGCCTCGGCAACTACGCCGACGCGCTCGGCGACGACAAGTTCCGCGACGGTTTCATCGCGATCGGCCTGTACTGCCTGCTGTACATCCCGATCATGGTCGGCGCCGCACTCGTGCTGGCGCTGCTGCTCGACTCGGCGCTGGCCCGGGCCCGCAGGTTCTTCCAACTCGCGCTGTTCCTGCCGCACGCGGTGCCCGGCATCATCGCCGCGCTGATCTGGGTCTACCTGTACACCCCCGGTCTGAGCCCGATCATCGACCTGCTCGAATCCGGCGGTCTGCACTGGGACTTCCTGGCCTCGGACACCGCGCTGTTCTCGATCGTCAACATCGCCACGTGGGAGTGGATCGGCTACAACATGATCATCTTCTACGCCGCGCTCCAGGCGATCCCGCGCGAGGTGGTCGAGGCGGCCACCGTCGACGGGGCCGGGCCGGTGCGCATCGCGGTGTCGGTGAAGATCCCGATGATCCGCGCCGCCGTCGCCATGACGATGTTGTTCACCATCATCGGCTCGCTGCAACTGTTCACCGAGCCGTCCATCCTCAGCGACGCCAATCCGGCCGTCGGCAGCTCCTGGACGCCCAACATGTACGCCTACTCGGCCGCCTTCCGCGCCAACGACTTCGGCTTGGCCGCCGCCGCCTCGGTGCTGCTGGCCGTGTTCGCCGCGGCGCTGTCGTTCGGCGTCACCCGCCTGTCGTCCGGACGGAGGACCGCATGA
- a CDS encoding AfsR/SARP family transcriptional regulator, translated as MRFGVLGPLAVWTEDGASVPIPEAKVRALLADLLIHEGRPVPADRLIEDLWGRRLPRNPVATLQTRVSQLRRALEAAEPGGRDLVVWQPPGYRLAVSLDAVDAGRFRVLVERARTTEDAQVRKTLLTDALALGRGPAYADVADEEFARSVAVRLDKERITAQGEHALARLDLGEQPSPVDEIGDLVTRHPLCERLRAVYMRALYLAGRQSEALAVYAELRERLADELGVDPGPELAALYERILRQDPGLQATARGSAMVDSRVGPVAAPERVPDSAAGSGAVPDSDSGSGSGPVAFAAAPSVSLGLPVALTPLVGRADAVARVRALMATERLVTLTGPGGVGKTALAVEAARGAPPPVADGLPGVEAVGFVDLVELDRATATPGDVAAAIARELGTVPGAGGELRPLAAALASRRLLLVLDTCEHVVDAVATVAEGLLRAVPGLRILATGREPLAVPGERLWPVPPLPVPSPGSAPEDPMGHAAVELFVERVAATVPGFCLDAGNAAAVATICRRLDGIPLALELAAARVRGLGVAEVAARLDDRFAIVASGRRAGPARHRTLRAMLDWSWDLLSPPEQAALRRLSVTEGDRRLADAIEVAGAVDGDLDAVDALTRLVDRSLVAMTIEPDGPRYRLAESVRAYGLDRMREAGELASRPGLI; from the coding sequence GTGCGATTCGGGGTGCTCGGCCCGCTGGCCGTCTGGACGGAGGACGGCGCGTCGGTGCCGATCCCGGAGGCGAAGGTGCGCGCACTGCTCGCGGATCTGCTGATCCACGAGGGCCGACCGGTGCCTGCCGACCGGCTGATCGAGGACCTGTGGGGCCGCCGACTCCCGCGCAACCCCGTCGCCACGCTGCAGACCCGGGTGTCCCAACTGCGCCGCGCCCTGGAGGCCGCCGAACCGGGTGGACGGGACCTTGTGGTGTGGCAGCCGCCCGGATATCGCCTCGCCGTCTCGCTCGACGCGGTGGACGCGGGCCGCTTCCGGGTCCTGGTCGAGCGGGCCAGGACCACCGAGGACGCGCAGGTCCGGAAGACACTGCTGACCGATGCGTTGGCGCTGGGACGAGGGCCGGCGTACGCCGACGTCGCCGACGAGGAGTTCGCCCGCTCGGTGGCCGTGCGGCTGGACAAGGAACGGATCACCGCCCAGGGAGAGCACGCGCTGGCCCGGCTCGACCTGGGCGAACAGCCCTCGCCGGTCGACGAGATCGGCGACCTGGTGACCCGCCACCCGCTGTGCGAACGTCTGCGTGCGGTGTACATGCGCGCCCTGTACCTGGCCGGGCGGCAGAGCGAGGCCCTGGCGGTGTACGCGGAACTGCGCGAGCGGCTCGCGGACGAACTGGGCGTGGATCCGGGGCCGGAGTTGGCGGCGCTGTACGAGCGGATCCTCCGGCAGGACCCCGGGTTGCAGGCGACTGCGCGGGGTTCGGCGATGGTGGATTCCCGCGTGGGGCCGGTCGCTGCGCCGGAACGGGTTCCGGACTCGGCAGCGGGGTCGGGTGCTGTGCCCGACTCCGACTCCGGCTCCGGCTCGGGTCCCGTCGCGTTTGCCGCTGCCCCGTCCGTGTCGTTGGGGTTGCCCGTTGCGCTCACGCCGTTGGTCGGCCGGGCCGACGCGGTGGCGCGGGTGCGGGCGTTGATGGCAACGGAACGGCTGGTCACCCTCACCGGCCCGGGCGGTGTGGGCAAAACCGCGCTGGCGGTCGAGGCGGCCCGGGGCGCACCACCGCCGGTCGCGGATGGCCTCCCAGGTGTCGAAGCGGTCGGATTCGTCGACCTCGTGGAGCTTGACCGCGCCACCGCCACCCCGGGGGACGTCGCCGCGGCGATCGCCCGCGAGTTGGGCACGGTCCCGGGAGCCGGCGGCGAACTGCGCCCGTTGGCCGCCGCGTTGGCGTCCCGGCGGCTGCTCCTGGTGTTGGACACCTGCGAGCACGTCGTCGACGCGGTTGCCACCGTCGCCGAGGGGCTGCTGCGTGCGGTGCCAGGTCTGCGGATTCTGGCCACCGGTCGGGAGCCGTTGGCCGTGCCGGGCGAGCGGTTGTGGCCCGTTCCGCCCCTGCCGGTGCCCTCGCCGGGGTCTGCGCCGGAGGATCCGATGGGCCACGCGGCCGTGGAGCTGTTCGTCGAGCGGGTCGCCGCGACCGTACCGGGCTTTTGTCTCGATGCCGGCAACGCCGCCGCCGTCGCCACGATCTGCCGTCGTCTGGACGGGATCCCGCTCGCACTGGAACTGGCCGCCGCCCGGGTACGCGGCCTCGGCGTCGCGGAGGTGGCCGCCCGCCTGGACGATCGATTCGCGATCGTGGCCTCGGGCCGGCGGGCCGGCCCGGCACGACACCGCACCCTGCGCGCCATGCTGGACTGGAGCTGGGATCTGCTGTCCCCACCCGAACAGGCCGCGTTGCGCCGCCTGTCGGTGACCGAGGGCGACCGGCGGCTCGCCGACGCGATCGAGGTCGCCGGGGCGGTCGACGGCGACCTCGATGCCGTCGACGCCCTGACGCGCCTGGTGGACCGCTCCCTCGTCGCGATGACGATCGAACCCGACGGCCCCCGCTACCGGTTGGCCGAATCGGTCCGGGCGTACGGGCTGGACCGGATGCGGGAAGCCGGCGAACTCGCGAGCCGACCGGGCCTGATCTGA
- a CDS encoding NADP-dependent oxidoreductase, whose product MNTTNNSTDNPINLNSDNSSDHPPVNREIHLVSRPAGEPEATNFALVETEIPQPAEGQILVRNNWMSVDPYMRGRMNDDASYIVPFAIGAVLEGHAVGEVVASRSAEIAVGATVSHFAGWREYAVIDGAEATVLDVSATRPQDHLGALGQVGFTAYLAVAETAPVRQGDVVFVSGAAGAVGSLAGQIARNLGASRVIGSAGGPEKGRILTDVFGFDAAIDYRAGSIAEQLAEAAPEGVDVYVDNVGGDHLEAAIGAMRMHGRAAIVGMISGYNATEPVPGPSNLYDLVLRQLTLKGLLVVDHYDKFPAYLAQATKWLAEGSLRTRETIVHGIDRAPEAFLGMLRGANTGKMLVRL is encoded by the coding sequence ATGAACACGACGAACAACAGCACCGACAACCCCATCAACCTCAACAGCGACAACAGTTCCGACCACCCGCCCGTGAACCGGGAAATCCACCTGGTGTCACGCCCGGCGGGCGAACCGGAGGCCACGAACTTCGCACTGGTCGAGACGGAGATCCCGCAGCCCGCCGAAGGGCAGATCCTGGTCCGCAACAACTGGATGTCGGTGGACCCGTACATGCGCGGCCGGATGAACGACGACGCGTCCTACATCGTCCCGTTCGCGATCGGCGCCGTACTGGAGGGCCACGCGGTCGGCGAGGTGGTGGCCTCCCGCAGCGCGGAGATCGCCGTGGGCGCGACGGTGTCGCACTTCGCCGGGTGGCGGGAGTACGCGGTGATCGACGGCGCGGAGGCCACCGTCCTGGACGTCTCGGCCACCCGCCCGCAGGACCACCTCGGCGCGCTGGGACAGGTCGGCTTCACGGCCTACCTCGCGGTCGCCGAGACCGCTCCGGTACGCCAGGGCGACGTGGTCTTCGTCTCCGGCGCCGCCGGTGCGGTGGGCAGTCTGGCCGGGCAGATCGCCCGCAACCTCGGCGCGTCCCGGGTGATCGGATCGGCCGGCGGGCCCGAGAAGGGGCGGATCCTGACGGACGTGTTCGGCTTCGACGCCGCGATCGACTACCGGGCCGGTTCGATCGCGGAGCAGTTGGCGGAGGCGGCGCCGGAGGGCGTCGACGTGTACGTGGACAACGTCGGCGGAGACCACCTGGAGGCCGCGATCGGGGCGATGCGGATGCACGGGCGGGCCGCCATCGTCGGCATGATCAGCGGCTACAACGCCACCGAACCGGTTCCGGGCCCGAGCAACCTCTATGACCTGGTACTTCGGCAACTGACCCTGAAGGGCCTCCTGGTCGTCGACCACTACGACAAGTTCCCGGCATACCTCGCGCAGGCGACGAAGTGGCTCGCGGAAGGCAGCCTGCGCACCCGGGAAACGATCGTGCACGGCATCGACCGGGCCCCGGAAGCCTTCCTCGGCATGCTGCGCGGTGCCAACACCGGCAAAATGCTCGTCCGCCTGTAA
- a CDS encoding hydroxyacid dehydrogenase gives MDPAVAARILDDEARTRLAALAEVDLDLIAADFAAPDAAAALAEAEVLFTCWGSAPLDEAVLARAPRLRAVVHAAGSVKHHLTDAAWARGLIVSSGAAANALPVAEYTVAAVLFANKRVLRIRDAYRAERRLVDWDARFPGFGNYRRTIGIVGASRIGRRVLELLRPFDFELLLHDPYVTTDQAEALGARRVDLDELMRRSDVVSVHAPELESTRHLLDRRRLALMRDGATLINTARGSLVDQEALTEELVAGRLDAVIDVTEPDVLPPASPLYDLPNVLLTPHIAGSLGGELRRMVASALDELDRYTRGEPFAHEVEPASLTRSA, from the coding sequence ATGGACCCGGCCGTGGCCGCCCGCATCCTGGACGACGAGGCCCGGACCCGACTGGCCGCGCTCGCCGAGGTCGACCTGGACCTGATCGCGGCCGACTTCGCCGCCCCCGACGCGGCCGCCGCGCTGGCCGAGGCCGAGGTGCTGTTCACCTGCTGGGGCAGCGCGCCCCTGGACGAGGCGGTTTTGGCCCGTGCGCCGAGGCTGCGTGCCGTGGTGCACGCGGCGGGATCGGTCAAGCACCACCTGACCGACGCGGCCTGGGCCCGCGGCCTGATCGTCTCCTCCGGCGCGGCGGCCAACGCGCTGCCGGTGGCCGAATACACGGTCGCCGCCGTGCTGTTCGCCAACAAGCGAGTGCTGCGGATCCGGGACGCCTACCGCGCGGAGCGGCGCCTGGTCGACTGGGACGCCCGGTTCCCCGGATTCGGCAACTACCGGCGCACCATCGGGATCGTGGGCGCGTCCCGGATCGGCCGGCGCGTGCTCGAACTGCTGCGCCCGTTCGACTTCGAACTGCTGCTGCACGACCCGTACGTGACCACCGATCAGGCCGAGGCGCTCGGCGCGCGACGGGTGGACCTGGACGAACTGATGCGCCGATCCGACGTGGTCAGCGTGCACGCACCCGAACTGGAATCCACCCGGCACCTGTTGGACCGCCGCCGGCTGGCCCTGATGCGGGACGGCGCCACCTTGATCAATACCGCCCGCGGCTCGCTGGTGGACCAGGAAGCCCTCACGGAAGAGCTGGTCGCAGGCCGCCTCGACGCGGTCATCGACGTCACGGAACCCGACGTCCTCCCGCCCGCGTCCCCGCTCTACGACCTGCCCAACGTGCTGCTGACGCCGCACATCGCAGGCTCCCTCGGCGGCGAACTCCGCCGCATGGTCGCCTCGGCCCTCGACGAACTGGACCGCTACACCAGGGGCGAACCCTTCGCCCACGAGGTGGAACCAGCCAGCCTGACCCGCTCAGCCTGA
- a CDS encoding right-handed parallel beta-helix repeat-containing protein, translated as MHGFRPIAATLATTLMASLAGLAALAPTAGAATTGPTTTYVDCGVGRPDGAGSPDDPLGDLSAVNSRTYAGGDRILLRAGTVCVGTLQPRGNGAPGDPVTIGAYGEGPRPIVQGTGGPATLRLVDQSWWTVQGLHVTNPAPTQALRTGVQVDTTTPDRKYGIVLRDLEVSDVAGWSDKTGANAGWFSASAGIVVLGKPTAGPIEGITIADNQVHDTGGGGIKISVKPADFHRDVLIRANTIRSVGGDGIVVHGSDAPLVEYNLFDDGGGGKYPYVNGNFAGMWPINSRDPVFQYNEVTRQRPSIFDSTAWDCDGAITGSCTYQFNYSHDNGGGFYLGCQNCTSFGNFHATQVLRFNIAQDDCRIRANASGDNTSPLRMYNNTFFCPSKKLDVELPNGPGANTLVANNVFVAGQGALPIGTGVAYRANVYHGGFAAPTGDTSAVTTDPRLAAPGTATGRTDAAGYALLAGSPALGTGVAVPGLGTSDYFGNAVPSDGTGVNRGAYNGPAVAAPPLYPSIAAAYNNVGVGDDANPDVGGFGLSGRSYSGQALAAAGYARGARVSAGGAEFTWHPRAYGLPDNVKAAGQRIALSGHGSRLVVLGAGAYGAQSGTTTVTYTDGTTTTATLTLGDWWSTTAGPSDQVAVRAAYHHKPQTDYRTPASARSEEDVTVRVASLAIDPGRTVASVTLPTGSPIAGPGLHVFDVKVV; from the coding sequence ATGCACGGCTTCAGACCGATCGCCGCCACTTTGGCGACAACCCTCATGGCGAGCCTGGCCGGCCTGGCCGCCCTCGCCCCGACCGCCGGCGCCGCGACGACCGGCCCCACCACGACCTACGTCGACTGCGGTGTGGGCCGACCCGACGGCGCCGGCAGCCCCGACGACCCGCTCGGCGACCTGAGCGCCGTCAACTCCCGTACCTACGCCGGCGGCGACCGCATCCTGCTCCGCGCCGGTACCGTCTGCGTCGGCACGCTGCAACCCAGGGGCAACGGCGCCCCCGGCGACCCCGTCACGATCGGCGCCTACGGCGAAGGCCCACGCCCGATCGTGCAAGGTACCGGCGGCCCCGCCACCCTCCGCCTGGTCGACCAGAGCTGGTGGACCGTACAGGGCCTGCACGTGACCAATCCGGCGCCGACCCAGGCGCTGCGTACCGGGGTTCAGGTCGACACCACCACCCCGGACCGCAAGTACGGGATCGTGCTGCGCGACCTGGAGGTTTCCGACGTCGCCGGCTGGAGCGACAAGACGGGCGCCAACGCGGGCTGGTTCTCCGCGTCGGCCGGCATCGTCGTGCTCGGCAAACCGACCGCCGGCCCGATCGAGGGCATCACCATCGCCGACAACCAGGTCCACGACACCGGTGGTGGCGGCATCAAGATCTCGGTCAAGCCCGCCGACTTCCACCGCGACGTACTGATTCGGGCGAACACCATCCGCAGCGTCGGCGGCGACGGCATCGTGGTGCACGGCTCGGACGCGCCGCTCGTCGAATACAACCTCTTCGACGACGGCGGAGGCGGCAAGTACCCCTATGTGAACGGCAACTTCGCCGGCATGTGGCCGATCAACTCGCGCGACCCGGTGTTCCAATACAACGAGGTCACCCGTCAGCGGCCGTCGATCTTCGACTCCACCGCCTGGGACTGCGACGGCGCGATCACCGGATCCTGCACCTACCAGTTCAACTACTCGCACGACAACGGCGGCGGTTTCTACCTGGGTTGCCAGAACTGCACCTCCTTCGGCAACTTCCACGCCACCCAGGTGCTGCGCTTCAACATCGCCCAGGACGACTGCCGGATCAGAGCCAACGCCTCGGGGGACAACACCAGTCCGCTGCGGATGTACAACAACACCTTCTTCTGCCCGAGCAAGAAGCTCGACGTCGAACTCCCCAACGGCCCCGGTGCGAACACCCTCGTCGCCAACAACGTCTTCGTCGCCGGTCAGGGTGCGCTGCCCATCGGCACGGGTGTCGCCTATCGGGCCAACGTCTACCACGGCGGATTTGCCGCGCCCACCGGCGACACCTCCGCCGTGACCACCGACCCGAGGTTGGCCGCACCGGGTACGGCGACCGGCCGCACCGACGCGGCCGGTTACGCGCTGCTCGCGGGCTCTCCCGCACTGGGCACGGGAGTTGCCGTTCCCGGCCTGGGCACGAGCGACTACTTCGGCAACGCCGTCCCTTCGGATGGGACGGGGGTCAACCGGGGTGCGTACAACGGCCCGGCGGTGGCCGCGCCGCCGCTGTACCCCTCGATCGCCGCCGCGTACAACAACGTCGGCGTCGGTGACGACGCCAATCCCGACGTCGGCGGCTTCGGACTGTCCGGCCGCAGCTACTCCGGCCAGGCGCTGGCGGCGGCCGGCTACGCCCGGGGCGCCCGAGTTTCCGCCGGCGGGGCCGAGTTCACCTGGCATCCGCGCGCCTACGGCCTGCCGGACAACGTCAAGGCCGCCGGCCAGCGGATCGCGCTGAGCGGCCACGGCAGCCGCCTGGTGGTGCTGGGCGCGGGCGCGTACGGCGCCCAGAGCGGCACGACCACCGTCACCTACACCGACGGCACCACCACGACCGCGACCCTGACCCTCGGCGACTGGTGGAGCACCACCGCCGGCCCGAGCGACCAGGTCGCGGTACGGGCCGCCTACCACCACAAGCCGCAGACCGACTACCGCACACCGGCATCGGCCCGCTCCGAGGAGGACGTCACGGTACGAGTCGCCTCCCTCGCCATCGACCCCGGCCGAACGGTGGCGTCGGTGACCCTGCCGACGGGCAGCCCGATCGCCGGGCCCGGCCTGCACGTGTTCGACGTGAAGGTCGTCTGA